The genomic segment ATAGTAGTAGCAGTTGATACATACTACAATAACAAGTGTTTTATTAGGGTTTTGAGATTAGTGTTAATTTTGTGCAATGGACGTTGAAATTGAAGAGATTTCTTCTCTAAATGCTGAAAAACTTAAAAACAataaggtaatttttatttttttaacacttgtttGAGTGATTGCTATTAATTACGTTTGTTTGCTTTTATAATTCGATTTTTGGTTAGGTTGTTAATTGTTATTGAAGGGTTGATCAATTATAAGTTTTTGTGTCAGTTTTTGGCTTTTTTGCCCTTACGTTTTGCATTGTTAGCCTTTTGGGCTAGGGTTGCTCGTATCATGTGGTTAGATacgtcattttttttgttttacttgtTTGAGTAATCGTTCTTAATTACCCTTGTTTGCTTTGTAATTCGATTTTGGGTTGGGTTGTTAGTTGTTATTGAAGAGTTGATCATAACAGTTTTTGTGTATAATTGATCAGTTTTTGGCGTTTCGAGCTTTATTACGTGTTGCATTGTTGGCCTAGGGTTGCTTGAATTGTGTGGTTAGATATGTTTTTGTGTGAGTATTAAAGTATGATCATTGAAGCTTAAACGCAATAAGGTATTTTGAAATCCtcaagatttttcatttttcattttacctttgtttgttttataattcaatttttggttgggttgttaaTTGTTGTTGAAGGGTTGATCATAATAGTTTTTGTGTATAATTGATCAGTTTTTGTCTTTTTGCCCTAAAGTTTCGAGCTTTATTACGTGTTTTATTGTTGGCGTTTTTGGCCTAGTGTTGCTTGAATTGTGTGGTTAGATATGTTTTTGTGCGAGTATTAAAGTATGATCATTGAGGCTTAAACCCAATAAGGTACTTTGAAATCCTCAAgatttttcagtttttgtttTACTTGTTTGAATGATCGCTTTTAATTACCTTTATTTGCTTTATAATTCGATTTTGGTTGGGTCGATCATAATagtttgttatgttttgtgtaTAATTGATCAGTTTTTGCCTTTAAGTTTCGTGCTTTTGTTACGTGTTGCATTGTTAGTGTTTTTGGTCTGGCGTTGCTTGTTTCATGTGGTTAGATATGCTGTTGTGTTAGTCATAAAGTATGATCATCGAAGCTTAAACACAATTAGGTATTTTGAAATCCTCAAGATTTTTTCATTTACTTGTTTGATTGATCGTTCTTAATTGCCTTTCGTTTGCTTTGAAATTTGATTTTGGTTGGGTTGCTAGTATTGAAGGGTTGATGATTGTAGTTTTGTGTATAATTGATCAGTTTTTGCCCTTAAGTTTTGATCTTTTATTACGTCGTTGCATTGTTTGTTTGGCCTAGGGTTGCTTGTTTCATGTGGTTAGACATGTTGTTGTGTGAGTATTAAAGTATGATCATCGAAGCTTAAACACAATAAGTTACTTTCAATTCCTCAtgtttttttctctattttttgttttacttgTTTGAGTGATCGCTCTTAGTTGCCTTTGTTTTGCATTCGAAGTGATCGCTTTATAATTCGATTTGGTTGGGTTGATCATAATAGTTTGTTATGTTTTTCTGTATGATCAGTGTTTGCCCCTTAAGTTTCGTGCTTTTATTATGTGTTGCATTGTTAGTGTTTTTGGCATAGGGTTGTTCGTGTCATGTGGTTAGACATGTTGTTGTGTGAGTACTAAAGTATGAATATCGAAGCTTAAACACAATAAGGTATTTTGAATTTCTCcagattttcctttttttttttttcacttctttgAGTGATCGTTCTTAATTACCTTCGGTTTTCCTTGGAGTTGATCGCTTTATAATTCgattttggttgggttgttagTATTGAAGGGTTGATAATTGTAGTTTTATGTATAATTGATCACTTTTTGGCCTTTTGCCCTTAAGTTTAGAGCTTTATTACGTGTTGCATTGTTAGACTTTTTGGCCTAGGGTTGCTTGTTTCGTGTGGTTAGATATGTTGTGGGAATATTAAAGTATGATCGTCGAAGAATTGTAATTGATCGGATGTTGAATTAGCCTTTGTTGAATGAGGAAATTGTTTAATAAAGTAAATAGtcttgaagagaatttttgaaattgttgtCCATAAGAGAGTTTGCTCAGTGGTAAGGCAAGCCATGGAATGAACAGGTTTAGAATTTGGGTCAACACTCTTATTCCCCACccccccaaaaataaaaaaaaataaaaaaattgaatcaacAACGACTCCTGGGCAGGGGGCTTAGGGTTTCGAAAAGCAGAAAAGGAATTTTGAAATCGTGCATGCAGCCGTGCTATTCTAgttatatgcataaatgtattgGGGTTCTGAAAAGAATTCTTTTGTTTACTTTCTTATCTATTCTGATAAGAAAGAGCTTGAGTTTTAcgacaaacaacaacatacctagtatagtcccacaagtggggccTGCGGAGGGTGGGGTGTACGCAGCCGTTGATTCCTATACTTCAGTACTAGAGTAGCATACAATattgtaattttgcattttcTAGCATGCATAAATTAGTTTACGATTCGAATATTGAAGCCCTTGGCatatttatttagtttgtttCACTTACAGGAGGCTATTACTAAGGATAATTCACATACTGTAGCTGGGTCCACATCTGGATCTCTTGCCTCTGGTAATAACAACAGTTCCAATTCAGACCTCACGTTTCATGAAGATCAAAATGACGGAGGCGATGGGATGGATGATTGTGATGATGATGTGTCAAActatgatgatgacgatgatgactATATGTattacgataatgatgatgatgatgagtgtGATTACTTGAGTATGCAGGCACAATTTGATAATGTTGATTTGCCTGCTGGTGTTGAGGCATCAGTTTCTTGGTTAAATCAACCTGCTCCTAGTACAAAAGCGCTTCCCCAGGTTAGCTCTTCGAGTCATCTGGCAGGTGCTGAGACATCGAATCCCACAGTTCATACGCTTGCAAGTAGTAGCTTTACTCAGGGCTCTGCTTCAAGCGGTTCTCTGGTGTCTGGAGGGTCAAATTCTCGTGGAAAGGAAGAGCAAACTGAAGATGAACTACTCGAAAAGTATCAAAATTTTAAGCGTTTTGATGTGGTAGAGGACTTTTCAGATCATCATTACAGTAACTTGGGCTTCCAGGGGCAACAGGTAACTTGTAAGGGAATTTCTTGTGTTTTGCAGGtcattttcttcttattttattttatttttttaaatcatgaatgtGGCTGTACTAACCTCTgctattgctttttttttttttttttttttttaacagccACCTAAGGCCTGGAGCAAGAAAGTCCAGGATGAGTGGAAAATATTGGAAAATGATTTACCTGGTGAGTCAGCTGCTTGTAGTTGGTGACCATCATTTGTTTTTCTGTtggttttgtattttttattttgtcttgGTTAAATTATCAATGTTGGTTTCCTACTGTAGAAGTCTTTTGAAAGTGATATGTTTGCTCCACCTAACCTTCTTAACCTTCTTTTGCTGGCTGTAATAGATAAATTGGCTCATGTGATATGTATGGTTTCTGATGACATCCGTTGCAATTTATATTTTGACGCACTGATTTTCCCCACAAGTAAATGATAGAAtatatccttcctttctcctcTGGTTTTCCCCCTCCTCAACTTCCTTATCCGCTGCTAAATTAGGACTTTATCCTGGCATGCTGCACTGTCTGTTTTATCTGGAATTACAGTAAAATTGTGTGAATTAATTCTGTGGGATGTCCTGTCATTGGTAGACTGCTTTAAATCTATCTGATCTATTTGAGGATTTATGTTGAACTCACTCCCTCTCTCACTTTCAGATACAATATATGTAAGGGTCTATGAAGCAAGGATGGATCTCCTCAGGGCTGTCATTAT from the Lycium ferocissimum isolate CSIRO_LF1 chromosome 11, AGI_CSIRO_Lferr_CH_V1, whole genome shotgun sequence genome contains:
- the LOC132037555 gene encoding putative ubiquitin-conjugating enzyme E2 38, yielding MDVEIEEISSLNAEKLKNNKEAITKDNSHTVAGSTSGSLASGNNNSSNSDLTFHEDQNDGGDGMDDCDDDVSNYDDDDDDYMYYDNDDDDECDYLSMQAQFDNVDLPAGVEASVSWLNQPAPSTKALPQVSSSSHLAGAETSNPTVHTLASSSFTQGSASSGSLVSGGSNSRGKEEQTEDELLEKYQNFKRFDVVEDFSDHHYSNLGFQGQQPPKAWSKKVQDEWKILENDLPDTIYVRVYEARMDLLRAVIIGPQGTPYHDGLFVFDVLFPQTYPDVPPMVYYYSGGLRLNPNLYDCGKVCLSLLNTWTGKGNERWLPKSSTMLQVLVSIQALILNAKPFFNEPGYEASYPGPEGERRSKAYNEDVFVLSLKTMTYTLRRPPKHFEDLVIGHFRCHAADILSACKAYINGAPVGSVVKGMVQGASATEERSSTIFRESVSRMLNGLISLFTKNGAKDCDRFRA